The Saccopteryx leptura isolate mSacLep1 chromosome 2, mSacLep1_pri_phased_curated, whole genome shotgun sequence genome has a window encoding:
- the SUSD2 gene encoding sushi domain-containing protein 2, whose amino-acid sequence MKMLFLPWVLLLLATAPSPGPWPVAGAQESCSNRCGNMTGLCSCHPTCSGLGNCCSDLRDFCLEIKPYSGSMMGGKDFVVQHLRWPSPTDSVICRFKESIQTLGHVDSLGHVHCVSPLLYETGRIPFTLSMDNGRSFPRSGTWLAVHPSKVSDSEKSQLVNETRWQYYGTVGTRGNLSLTWNTWALPTSSVSIELWGYEETGKPYSGEWTAKWSYLYSLVTNIPNSGSFTFIPNPAAPNYQRWEVGALRIINSQHYAGEKDVHALWSNEHALAWHLGDDFRSDPVAWARTRCLAWEELEDQLPNFLEEVPDCPCTLAQARADSGRFHTDYGCDIEHGSVCTYHPGAGHCVRSVQASPQYASGQQCCYTKAGTQILTADSTGGSTPDRGHDWGAPPFRTPPRVPGLSHWLYDVISFYHCCLWAPECPRYMRRRPSSDCRNYRPPRLASAFGDPHFVTFDGANFTFNGRGEYVLLESVLTNLRVQARAQPSETPEGVQGRGTGLTAVAVQEDDSDVVEVRLASGTGALQVLLNHEVLSFDEQTWMDLKGMFLSVATGNNVSIMLSSGAGLEVSAQGSFLSVAVLLPEKFLTHTQGLLGTLNNDPTDDFTLRNGQVLPPTASSRDLVQFGADWAVENATSLLTYDSRLLVNNFLYGPKHDPTFQPLFPEEITPSPGQETEAAKLCGDNHFCSFDLAATGSLSVGNATRMAYQLHQHRVQSLKPVVSCGWLAPPPNGQKDTVNYLVGSTVFFYCNNGYSLVGAETSVCRDDGTWSQPTPMCQPGRNHTVLLSVIFGGLALVALVVLVYVLLRRRKSNTAGWTSRP is encoded by the exons ATGAAGATGCTCTTCCTGCCCTgggtcctgctgctgctggcgacagcccccagcccaggcccctGGCCTGTAGCAG GTGCCCAGGAGAGCTGCTCCAACCGTTGTGGGAACATGACTGGGCTGTGTTCTTGCCACCCGACCTGCTCTGGCCTGGGCAACTGCTGCTCAGACTTGCGGGACTTCTGCCTGGAGATCAAGCCCTACTCAGGCTCCATGATGGGAGGCAAGGACTTCGTGGTGCAGCACCTCAGGTGGCCAAGCCCCACCGACAGCGTGATCTGCAG GTTTAAGGAGAGCATCCAGACCCTCGGCCACGTGGACTCCCTCGGACATGTGCACTGTGTGTCACCCTTGCTCTACGAGACTGGCCGCATCCCCTTCACACTCTCCATGGATAATGGCCGCTCCTTCCCGCGCTCAGGCACCTGGCTGGCTG tgcaccccagcaaAGTGTCGGACTCAGAGAAGAGCCAGCTGGTGAACGAGACCCGCTGGCAATACTATGGCACCGTTGGCACCAGGGGCAACCTCTCCCTTACCTGGAACACCTGGGCTCTGCCCACGAGCTCCGTCTCCATTGAGCTGTGGGGCTATGAGGAGACAG GAAAGCCATACTCAGGGGAATGGACAGCAAAGTGGTCATACTTGTACTCCCTGGTCACAAACATCCCCAACTCCGGCTCCTTCACCTTCATTCCAAACCCCGCGGCTCCGAACTACCAGAGATGGGAAGTGGGTGCGCTTAGAATCATCAACAGCCAACACTATGCAGGGGAGAA GGATGTGCACGCGCTCTGGAGCAACGAGCATGCCCTGGCCTGGCACCTGGGTGATGACTTCCGGTCGGACCCTGTGGCCTGGGCCCGTACTCGGTGCCTGgcctgggaggagctggaggaccAACTGCCCAACTTCCTGGAGGAAGTACCTGACTGCCCCTGCACCCTGGCCCAGGCCCGGGCTGACTCTGGCCGGTTCCAT ACGGACTATGGCTGTGACATCGAGCATGGCAGCGTGTGCACCTACCACCCAGGCGCTGGGCACTGCGTGCGCTCTGTGCAAGCTAG CCCTCAGTATGCCTCTGGCCAGCAGTGCTGCTACACAAAAGCAGGCACACAGATCCTGACAGCCGACTCCACCGGTGGCAGCACCCCCGACCGCGGCCATGACTGGGGCGCACCCCCGTTCCGCACACCGCCCCGCGTGCCCGGCCTCTCCCACTGGCTCTACGATGTCATCAGCTTCTACCACTGCTGCCTTTGGGCACCTGAGTGTCCCCGCTACATGCGCCGGCGGCCCTCCAGTGACTGCCGCAACTACCGGCCTCCTCGGCTCG CCTCTGCTTTCGGGGACCCGCACTTTGTCACCTTCGATGGTGCCAACTTCACATTCAATGGGCGCGGCGAGTACGTGCTGCTGGAGTCGGTGCTGACCAACCTGAGAGTGCAGGCTCGGGCCCAGCCCAGTGAAACGCCTGAAG GCGTGCAGGGCCGAGGCACAGGGCTGACTGCTGTAGCCGTCCAGGAGGACGACTCTGACGTGGTGGAGGTCCGGCTAGCCAGTGGGACGGGAGCCCTGCAGGTGCTGCTGAACCACGAGGTGCTCAGCTTTGACGAGCAGACCTGGATGGACCTGAAGG GGATGTTCCTGTCAGTAGCTACTGGTAACAACGTATCGATCATGCTGTCATCGGGGGCAGGCCTGGAGGTCAGCGCCCAGGGTTCCTTCCTGAGTGTGGCTGTCTTGTTGCCCGAGAAGTTCCTTACCCATACTCAAGGCCTCCTTGGGACACTCAATAACGACCCCACAGATGACTTCACCCTGCGCAATGGGCAGGTCCTGCCCCCCACTGCAAGTTCCCGAGATCTGGTCCAGTTTGGGGCTGACT GGGCCGTGGAGAATGCTACCTCCCTGCTCACCTATGACTCTCGGCTCCTGGTCAACAACTTCCTCTATGGGCCCAAGCATGACCCCACCTTCCAGCCCCTCTTCCCTGAGGAGATCACTCCCAGCCCCGGCCAGGAGACTGAGGCAGCCAAGTTATGTGGGGACAACCATTTCTGCAGCTTTGACTTGGCAGCCACTGGGAGCCTGAGCGTGGGCAATGCCACACGAATGGCCTACCAGCTGCACCAACATCGTGTGCAGAGTCTGAAGCCTG TGGTGTCCTGCGGCTGGCTGGCCCCACCTCCCAATGGGCAGAAGGATACCGTGAACTACCTGGTGGGCTCCACTGTCTTCTTCTACTGCAACAACGGCTACAGCCTCGTTGGGGCAGAGACCAGTGTCTGCCGGGATGATGGCACCTGGTCCCAGCCTACCCCGATGTGCCAGCCAG GACGCAACCACACTGTGCTGCTGAGCGTCATCTTTGGGGGCCTGgcgctggtggctctggtcgtgcTGGTCTACGTGCTGCTCCGCCGCAGGAAAAGCAACAC GGCCGGCTGGACTTCGCGGCCGTGA